ATGCTGGCAACAACAACCATTTTCCATACTCCCTTGCTAGGTCGGACTTCCCCTGGTACGGGATTGATTATTTCAGTGGTCTTCCAACAGGAAGATTCACCAATGGAAGAACAATAGGAGACATCGTAGGTGAGTTAGCAAATTGACTTGCATCTGTTACAGCAGCAATCAGTAAGCTAATTTGTTGTGTCGTGTTGGAGAGTGCAGCTGCTAAGCTGGGGGTCCCATCTCCCCCACCATTTATGTCAGTGTCCATAAATGATGATGCAATCCTTCATGGAGTCAACTATGCTTCTGGAGGAGCAGGAATACTGAATGAAACTGGAACTTACTTTGTAATTTTCCTATCTCATAGTTTAATTCTGCTTCCTCAACGCTGTCTTGTTGGTTAATTCATGCCTACTGCCATAAACTTGTATGCTTAACATTGCAGGTTCAGAAACTATCTTTTGACGACCAGATTAGCTATTTTCAGAAGACCAAGGATGTGATAACTCTTAAAATAGGGAAAAGGGCTTCTGAAAAACTATGCAACGAGGCACTCTTTCTCGTCGGCCTTGGTATGCACATGGCTTCACTTAATTCTTCCAGCTTTATGAACTGTACACTAGATAATTTGTCCACAATATTATTTCTGAAGATGAAGATGATTGGTATGTGAAATATCTCAGGAAGCAATGATTACATTAACAACTTCTTGCAATCTGGCTTAGACGATGCGAAAAAGTATACTATCACTGAGTTCGAAGATCTCTTGATTAACACATTAGAAACCCAACTAACGGTATGTTTTTGATTTAAAGCAGTAGAACAAAGTGAGTTAGAAATAACTTCTTGTAGTGTACATTGCATTTGAACTAATGACTCTGGAGTCTAATCTCTAATTATTGATTACAGAGGCTGCACAAGCTCGGAGCAAGGAAGGTGGTCTTCCATGGGCTTTCGCCAATGGGTTGCATTCCATCTCAGCGGGTGAAGTCAATGGATGGTGGATGCTTGGGCTACGTGAATGACTATGTGAGGCAATTCAATTCGAGGGTGAAGAATCTAATTGCCGGGCTCAACTCCAATCTTCCTGCTGCTCAAATGGCTTTTGCAGACTGTTACAACATAGTTTTGGATCTCATTAATAACCCACAAGTTTATGgtagaacaagttttaaatcTACCTTAATTTATCTACAATAGTATGATACAGCTGATACTCTCGTCACTTGGTTTTCTGATGTGTAGGGTTTAAAATTTCTCACACTTCATGTTGCAATGTGGACTCGACTATTGGTGGACTTTGCTTACCCAATTCCCAACTCTGCAGCAATCGAAAAGATTATGTGTTTTGGGATGCTTATCACCCAACAGATGCTGCAAATGCTGTGATTGCTAATCAAATCTTTGATGATCCAGATGTCGGACAAGTTCATCCTGCACTTCGGAACATCGCTCCGTCCCCCTCCCCCCGTTGATGGTTATGGAACATTAAAAGTTCTCATGGACAGGAATCACTTTGATATACAAAATTTTAC
The genomic region above belongs to Zingiber officinale cultivar Zhangliang chromosome 11A, Zo_v1.1, whole genome shotgun sequence and contains:
- the LOC122032414 gene encoding GDSL esterase/lipase At5g37690-like; translated protein: MAALLFSFAISLLLLAQIPTIAPAATKPVIFVFGDSLSDAGNNNHFPYSLARSDFPWYGIDYFSGLPTGRFTNGRTIGDIVAAKLGVPSPPPFMSVSINDDAILHGVNYASGGAGILNETGTYFVQKLSFDDQISYFQKTKDVITLKIGKRASEKLCNEALFLVGLGSNDYINNFLQSGLDDAKKYTITEFEDLLINTLETQLTRLHKLGARKVVFHGLSPMGCIPSQRVKSMDGGCLGYVNDYVRQFNSRVKNLIAGLNSNLPAAQMAFADCYNIVLDLINNPQVYGFKISHTSCCNVDSTIGGLCLPNSQLCSNRKDYVFWDAYHPTDAANAVIANQIFDDPDVGQVHPALRNIAPSPSPR